The sequence CCTGCGCGGTGAGTCGCTCGACGGCGCCGTCGGCGGCTGTGAGTCGTTCGAGGGGGCCTTGCTCGGCGGTGAGGCGGTCGAGCAGTCCATCCTTGGCGAGTAGACGCTCGAGCGTGCCGTCCTCGGCGAGAACGCGGTCGAGTGGGCCGTCCTTCGCGAGCACCCGGTCGAGCGGTCCGCCGGGTTCGAGGAGCCGTTCGAGGGTGCCACCTTCGGAGGTCAGCCGGTCGACCGGGCCACCCGGCGCAAGCAGTCGATCGAGGGGTCCTCCGGGCTGGAGTGCTTGTCCGAGTGGCCTGTCGTTCGCCGCCAGTGAGGACAGCTGACTGATCATCTGCAGCGGGCTGCCGGAAGCGCCCATGCCGGTGACCACTCCGGTGCCTGCTACCGCTGTGCGCACCGTCGCCAAGGTGGCCTCGGCGATTCCGAGTCCGACATCGGCCGCCGCAAGTCCGGCGCGCACCGGGAGGGCCAGCAACGAGACCACGTTCATACGATTACTGTAACCCGCGACACACAAGCATTTCGCGGCTCGGGCACTCAGTGCAGGACTTTGAGTCCCACGACGCATGCCACGATGGCGGCGACCAGCAGGATCTTGACGAGCGATGTGTTTTCGGCGCCGGTCGCCATCGCGAAACCGACGGTAAGGGAAGCGCCGATTCCCACCCAC comes from Rhodococcus oxybenzonivorans and encodes:
- a CDS encoding ABC transporter → MNVVSLLALPVRAGLAAADVGLGIAEATLATVRTAVAGTGVVTGMGASGSPLQMISQLSSLAANDRPLGQALQPGGPLDRLLAPGGPVDRLTSEGGTLERLLEPGGPLDRVLAKDGPLDRVLAEDGTLERLLAKDGLLDRLTAEQGPLERLTAADGAVERLTAQGGIVDRALAENGILDTLLSEGGAFERLIAEGGPLDQIVALSETLTALAPNLERMSASIDLLQDTVAVLSAAVGPLGELAGRLPGRWLKGKGDRPGIDYTLGPA